A single window of Salvia splendens isolate huo1 chromosome 8, SspV2, whole genome shotgun sequence DNA harbors:
- the LOC121744303 gene encoding telomere repeat-binding protein 1-like — protein MSLQKRSEYGFNGYQVPPTPRAARSVRKRSLVKRRTDDNQMCAFDLLATVAGKLLLDSENLPSANTSSGKEQPPALGNSVGKEDKDKHKSLEEKPGDRDCYERNFLFTEIVSEAPNPNSSSNKPACTQNDRISRPASGITSSDCSEKFGSAEHLVNDECKLSLGISTPSVDIESSGLRISANSGSEEESRKDRKDIKLVSANFRNSSISNKVPLCSSVHPEAPERKSSALVCSVDSVKFPFCRDRAPCGPLPVNRETVKLVKRDDDDNSSECVEPSTRNKAFKPPGDHRFRKFLAPKHCKITSIVKDDERSNAERHNILNRKNVLKRQRSLRDYPFKKRKLYDCSSTSNSDESITGDGMFGVSENGANEDGHGSGDLPGANAAPTSVAGGYDSFQSTNSQVKLRIKTFRVPELFIEIPETATVGSLKCMVMEAVNTVLGGGLRVGVVLQGKKIRDDNKTLLQTGICHDNKMDNLGFTLEANPAPASIRSYPEDGQGQLLCENPQPLARYPPAPSITQSAGQLGSHDTHLDLHGSFNNFIESDHDSAPSPPGKSLQRTTSESKALVPVPSAKQEALAVVPLRKSKRSESTQRRIRRPFTVAEVEALVQAVEKLGTGRWRDVKLRAFDNAKHRTYVDLKDKWKTLVHTAGISPQQRRGEPVPQELLDRVLTAHAYWSQQQPKQHQLKSEPDTCLLL, from the exons ATGTCATTGCAGAAGAGATCAGAGTATGGATTTAATGGTTATCAGGTGCCTCCGACTCCTCGAGCTGCCAGATCAGTTAGG AAGAGGAGCTTAGTTAAGAGAAGAACCGATGACAACCAAATGTGTGCATTTGACTTATTGGCGACTGTAGCCGGAAAGTTACTATTGGATAGTGAAAACCTGCCATCTGCAAATACATCTTCTGGAAAAGAGCAGCCCCCCGCTTTGGGAAATTCCGTTGGGAAGGAAGATAAGGACAAGCATAAGTCTTTAGAAGAAAAACCTGGTGATCGAGATTGTTATGAAAGAAACTTTCTTTTTACGGAAATTGTCTCTGAAGCGCCTAATCCAAATTCCTCTTCGAACAAACCTGCTTGCACACAAAATGATAGAATCTCTAGGCCCGCCTCTGGTATAACGTCTTCTGATTGCTCGGAGAAGTTTGGTTCTGCAGAACATTTGGTTAACGATGAATGCAAGCTCAGCCTTGGGATTTCTACTCCTTCAGTAGATATCGAGTCATCTGGTCTTAGAATATCTGCAAATTCAGGGTCGGAGGAAGAAAGTAGGAAGGACAGGAAAGACATAAAACTGGTTTCTGCAAATTTTAGGAATTCGTCGATAAGTAATAAGGTTCCTCTGTGCAGTTCAGTTCATCCAGAGGCGCCAGAGAGAAAATCTTCTGCTTTAGTGTGTTCAGTTGATAGTGTAAAGTTTCCCTTTTGCAGGGACCGCGCTCCTTGTGGTCCTCTTCCCGTTAACCGGGAGACTGTAAAGTTAGTTAAGAGAGATGATGACGATAACTCTTCTGAGTGCGTCGAACCTAGCACCAGAAATAAGGCTTTTAAGCCACCCGGGGACCATAGGTTCAGAAAGTTTCTAGCACCTAAGCATTGTAAAATAACTTCAATTGTGAAGGACGATGAACGCTCTAATGCTG AAAGACACAATATTCTCAACAGGAAGAATGTTCTTAAGCGGCAGAGGTCTCTCAGGGATTATCCTTTCAAAAAGAGGAAGCTTTACGATTGTAGCTCCACCTCTAATTCTGATGAAAGCATCACCGGTGATGGAATGTTCGGAGTGTCTGAGAATGGTGCTAATGAAGATGGACACGGATCTGGTGATCTCCCAGGAG CAAACGCAGCCCCAACTTCCGTAGCAGGAGGATATGATTCCTTCCAGTCCACGAATAGCCAAG TCAAGCTTAGGATCAAGACCTTTAGGGTTCCTGAGTTATTTATCGAGATTCCAGAAACTGCAACAGTTGGTTCCCTGAAG TGTATGGTTATGGAAGCAGTAAATACAGTACTTGGAGGTGGGTTACGTGTTGGAGTAGTACTTCAGGGTAAGAAGATTCGAGATGATAACAAGACTTTGTTGCAGACCGGAATTTGTCATGATAACAAGATGGATAACCTGGGATTCACTCTCGAGGCGAACCCTGCTCCAGCCTCGATAAGATCATATCCCGAAGATGGTCAAGGTCAACTGCTGTGCGAAAATCCTCAACCACTCGCCAG GTATCCGCCCGCTCCTAGTATTACTCAAAGTGCTGGCCAGCTGGGGAGTCATGATACTCATCTGGATCTTCATGGAAGCTTCAACAATTTCATAGAAAGTGATCACGACTCAGCTCCATCTCCTCCTGGCAAGTCGTTGCAGAGAACAACTTCAGAATCGAAGGCACTGGTCCCAGTGCCTTCAGCGAAACAAGAAGCATTAGCTGTGGTGCCGCTGAGAAAATCTAAGCGATCTGAGTCTACACAGCGACGCATCCGTAGACCCTTCACCGTTGCTGAAGTGGAAGCTCTAGTTCAGGCTGTTGAGAAACTTGGAACCGGAAG ATGGCGCGATGTGAAACTGAGAGCTTTTGATAATGCAAAACATAGAACTTACGTCGATTTGAAG GATAAGTGGAAGACATTGGTCCACACGGCCGGAATATCTCCTCAGCAAAGGCGGGGTGAGCCCGTGCCACAGGAACTTCTCGACAGGGTCTTGACGGCTCATGCTTACTGGTCACAGCAGCAACCAAAACAGCATCAGCTCAAGTCGGAACCAGATACATGTCTTCTTCTATGA
- the LOC121745625 gene encoding scarecrow-like protein 14 isoform X1 — MDLIVFLCKQFLFPMNDLLKCRRSVLKREFKSSNLMDPWFSDSNIANEFKFDGGSFLPSYDQSQNTRNGTKHDYLDLDLLDIPLLPISPGPDNFGLSSNVSYETDSPDDIDSDPMLKFLNQILVEEDMEEKPSMFHDPLALRATEKSLYEVIGQEYPPSPSYPGSSDSPDSFYGNSSEYTSSSNAGSNSIDPQWTVDPGENTSSIEQSHRQDLLFGSFLPVSSQSSLHAVNSSYGNGNAQTNSFGNASLLQNFFGDSESVLQFKRGMEEASKFLPTSNSLIIDLDKYELPKKSEDISPAVVIKTETEEPHYSSDSLKGRKHRHPDDGNLEDMERSSKQLATYVEEVELSEMFDRVLLCTNVKGCNDITEPENPAPLPVMLPKESDGRKARTQKNEKQDSVDLRILLISCAQSVAADDRRTAYEQLKQIMQHSSPIGDVYQRLAHVFASGLQARLGGTGTELYASLNHRKITAAEKLKAYQVYLSSCPFKKMSIAYANMMICSLASEATTLHIIDFGILYGFQWPILIQHLSDRASGTFKLRITGIELPQPGFRPAELLEETGSRLARYCERFGVPFEYQAIATQNWEAIKIEDLKITSGEVIAVNSLFRFGRLLDETVMTDSPRDAVLNLVRKIKPHIFVNSVTNGSYNAPFFATRFREALFNYSALFDMFDATLPRDNPHRRDFEQDFCGREIINVVACEGAERVERPETYKQWQVRHKRAGFKPLPLDHGILKKVRHKCSGYHKDFLFDEDGCWILQGWKGRILCASSCWVPA, encoded by the coding sequence ATGGATCTTATAGTTTTTCTATGCAAGCAATTTCTCTTTCCAATGAATGACTTATTGAAATGCAGGCGTTCTGTTTTGAAGAGGGAATTTAAGTCATCAAATCTCATGGATCCATGGTTCAGTGATTCCAATATAGCAAATGAGTTTAAGTTTGATGGTGGAAGTTTTCTCCCCAGTTATGATCAGTCTCAAAACACTAGAAATGGGACGAAACATGATTATTTGGATCTTGATCTCCTGGATATCCCTTTACTTCCTATAAGCCCGGGCCCTGATAATTTTGGTCTATCTTCGAATGTGAGCTATGAAACCGACTCTCCGGATGATATAGACTCAGATCCAATGCTTAAGTTTCTCAATCAGATTCTAGTTGAAGAGGATATGGAAGAGAAGCCTAGCATGTTTCATGACCCCCTTGCCCTACGTGCTACTGAGAAATCCTTGTACGAAGTCATTGGACAGGAATACCCGCCTTCACCGTCTTATCCAGGAAGTTCTGATAGTCCTGATAGCTTTTACGGGAATTCTAGCGAGTACACAAGCAGCAGCAATGCTGGTAGTAATTCTATTGATCCTCAATGGACTGTTGATCCGGGTGAAAATACTTCATCTATAGAACAGAGTCATCGACAGGATCTTTTGTTTGGTTCATTTTTACCGGTCAGTTCACAATCATCATTACATGCTGTCAACAGCTCCTATGGTAATGGGAATGCACAGACGAACTCCTTTGGCAATGCAAGCCTGCTTCAGAATTTCTTTGGTGACAGTGAATCTGTCTTGCAGTTCAAGAGAGGGATGGAAGAGGCTAGTAAGTTCCTTCCTACCAGTAATTCATTGATCATTGATTTGGACAAATATGAATTACCTAAAAAATCAGAAGATATAAGTCCAGCTGTTGTGATCAAAACAGAAACAGAAGAGCCTCATTATTCTTCTGATAGCCTTAAGGGAAGGAAGCATCGGCATCCAGATGATGGTAATTTGGAAGACATGGAAAGAAGCAGTAAGCAACTTGCAACATATGTTGAAGAGGTTGAACTATCTGAAATGTTTGATAGAGTTCTTCTCTGCACTAATGTCAAGGGTTGCAATGATATTACTGAACCGGAAAACCCGGCTCCACTGCCAGTAATGCTGCCTAAAGAGTCTGATGGCAGAAAAGCTCGTACGCAGAAAAATGAGAAGCAGGATTCTGTGGACCTCAGAATCCTTTTGATTAGTTGTGCTCAATCTGTTGCTGCTGATGATCGTAGAACAGCATATGAACAATTAAAGCAGATCATGCAACATTCTTCTCCGATCGGAGATGTGTACCAGAGGTTGGCTCATGTGTTTGCTAGTGGTCTTCAGGCACGGCTGGGTGGTACTGGAACTGAACTTTATGCATCCCTTAATCACAGGAAAATTACGGCTGCAGAGAAGTTGAAAGCCTACCAGGTGTATCTTTCATCATGTCCATTCAAGAAGATGTCGATAGCTTATGCAAATATGATGATTTGTTCATTGGCATCAGAAGCAACTACACTGCATATTATTGATTTTGGCATCCTTTATGGCTTCCAGTGGCCTATCCTCATTCAACATCTTTCAGACAGAGCTAGTGGTACTTTCAAGCTGCGCATCACTGGAATTGAGCTTCCACAACCAGGTTTTAGACCAGCCGAACTTCTAGAGGAGACAGGCTCCCGCTTAGCAAGATATTGTGAACGTTTTGGAGTGCCATTTGAATACCAAGCCATTGCAACACAAAACTGGGAGGCTATTAAAATCGAGGACCTGAAGATTACAAGTGGTGAGGTTATTGCTGTGAACTCTCTTTTCCGGTTTGGGAGATTGCTGGATGAGACTGTTATGACAGACAGTCCAAGGGATGCTGTTCTGAACTTAGTTAGGAAAATAAAGCCACACATCTTCGTAAATTCTGTCACAAATGGATCTTATAATGCTCCCTTCTTCGCGACTCGATTCAGAGAGGCCCTATTCAATTATTCTGCATTGTTTGATATGTTTGATGCTACCTTGCCTCGTGATAATCCTCATAGGAGGGATTTTGAACAAGATTTCTGTGGCCGTGAGATAATCAATGTTGTTGCATGTGAGGGAGCAGAGAGGGTTGAGAGACCTGAGACTTACAAGCAATGGCAAGTTCGCCACAAACGGGCTGGGTTCAAACCGCTACCCTTGGATCATGGGATTTTGAAAAAAGTTAGGCACAAGTGCTCTGGATATCACAAAGATTTTCTTTTTGATGAAGACGGATGTTGGATATTGCAGGGCTGGAAAGGCAGGATTCTTTGTGCTAGCTCGTGTTGGGTCCCTGCATAA
- the LOC121745625 gene encoding scarecrow-like protein 14 isoform X2, with the protein MDPWFSDSNIANEFKFDGGSFLPSYDQSQNTRNGTKHDYLDLDLLDIPLLPISPGPDNFGLSSNVSYETDSPDDIDSDPMLKFLNQILVEEDMEEKPSMFHDPLALRATEKSLYEVIGQEYPPSPSYPGSSDSPDSFYGNSSEYTSSSNAGSNSIDPQWTVDPGENTSSIEQSHRQDLLFGSFLPVSSQSSLHAVNSSYGNGNAQTNSFGNASLLQNFFGDSESVLQFKRGMEEASKFLPTSNSLIIDLDKYELPKKSEDISPAVVIKTETEEPHYSSDSLKGRKHRHPDDGNLEDMERSSKQLATYVEEVELSEMFDRVLLCTNVKGCNDITEPENPAPLPVMLPKESDGRKARTQKNEKQDSVDLRILLISCAQSVAADDRRTAYEQLKQIMQHSSPIGDVYQRLAHVFASGLQARLGGTGTELYASLNHRKITAAEKLKAYQVYLSSCPFKKMSIAYANMMICSLASEATTLHIIDFGILYGFQWPILIQHLSDRASGTFKLRITGIELPQPGFRPAELLEETGSRLARYCERFGVPFEYQAIATQNWEAIKIEDLKITSGEVIAVNSLFRFGRLLDETVMTDSPRDAVLNLVRKIKPHIFVNSVTNGSYNAPFFATRFREALFNYSALFDMFDATLPRDNPHRRDFEQDFCGREIINVVACEGAERVERPETYKQWQVRHKRAGFKPLPLDHGILKKVRHKCSGYHKDFLFDEDGCWILQGWKGRILCASSCWVPA; encoded by the coding sequence ATGGATCCATGGTTCAGTGATTCCAATATAGCAAATGAGTTTAAGTTTGATGGTGGAAGTTTTCTCCCCAGTTATGATCAGTCTCAAAACACTAGAAATGGGACGAAACATGATTATTTGGATCTTGATCTCCTGGATATCCCTTTACTTCCTATAAGCCCGGGCCCTGATAATTTTGGTCTATCTTCGAATGTGAGCTATGAAACCGACTCTCCGGATGATATAGACTCAGATCCAATGCTTAAGTTTCTCAATCAGATTCTAGTTGAAGAGGATATGGAAGAGAAGCCTAGCATGTTTCATGACCCCCTTGCCCTACGTGCTACTGAGAAATCCTTGTACGAAGTCATTGGACAGGAATACCCGCCTTCACCGTCTTATCCAGGAAGTTCTGATAGTCCTGATAGCTTTTACGGGAATTCTAGCGAGTACACAAGCAGCAGCAATGCTGGTAGTAATTCTATTGATCCTCAATGGACTGTTGATCCGGGTGAAAATACTTCATCTATAGAACAGAGTCATCGACAGGATCTTTTGTTTGGTTCATTTTTACCGGTCAGTTCACAATCATCATTACATGCTGTCAACAGCTCCTATGGTAATGGGAATGCACAGACGAACTCCTTTGGCAATGCAAGCCTGCTTCAGAATTTCTTTGGTGACAGTGAATCTGTCTTGCAGTTCAAGAGAGGGATGGAAGAGGCTAGTAAGTTCCTTCCTACCAGTAATTCATTGATCATTGATTTGGACAAATATGAATTACCTAAAAAATCAGAAGATATAAGTCCAGCTGTTGTGATCAAAACAGAAACAGAAGAGCCTCATTATTCTTCTGATAGCCTTAAGGGAAGGAAGCATCGGCATCCAGATGATGGTAATTTGGAAGACATGGAAAGAAGCAGTAAGCAACTTGCAACATATGTTGAAGAGGTTGAACTATCTGAAATGTTTGATAGAGTTCTTCTCTGCACTAATGTCAAGGGTTGCAATGATATTACTGAACCGGAAAACCCGGCTCCACTGCCAGTAATGCTGCCTAAAGAGTCTGATGGCAGAAAAGCTCGTACGCAGAAAAATGAGAAGCAGGATTCTGTGGACCTCAGAATCCTTTTGATTAGTTGTGCTCAATCTGTTGCTGCTGATGATCGTAGAACAGCATATGAACAATTAAAGCAGATCATGCAACATTCTTCTCCGATCGGAGATGTGTACCAGAGGTTGGCTCATGTGTTTGCTAGTGGTCTTCAGGCACGGCTGGGTGGTACTGGAACTGAACTTTATGCATCCCTTAATCACAGGAAAATTACGGCTGCAGAGAAGTTGAAAGCCTACCAGGTGTATCTTTCATCATGTCCATTCAAGAAGATGTCGATAGCTTATGCAAATATGATGATTTGTTCATTGGCATCAGAAGCAACTACACTGCATATTATTGATTTTGGCATCCTTTATGGCTTCCAGTGGCCTATCCTCATTCAACATCTTTCAGACAGAGCTAGTGGTACTTTCAAGCTGCGCATCACTGGAATTGAGCTTCCACAACCAGGTTTTAGACCAGCCGAACTTCTAGAGGAGACAGGCTCCCGCTTAGCAAGATATTGTGAACGTTTTGGAGTGCCATTTGAATACCAAGCCATTGCAACACAAAACTGGGAGGCTATTAAAATCGAGGACCTGAAGATTACAAGTGGTGAGGTTATTGCTGTGAACTCTCTTTTCCGGTTTGGGAGATTGCTGGATGAGACTGTTATGACAGACAGTCCAAGGGATGCTGTTCTGAACTTAGTTAGGAAAATAAAGCCACACATCTTCGTAAATTCTGTCACAAATGGATCTTATAATGCTCCCTTCTTCGCGACTCGATTCAGAGAGGCCCTATTCAATTATTCTGCATTGTTTGATATGTTTGATGCTACCTTGCCTCGTGATAATCCTCATAGGAGGGATTTTGAACAAGATTTCTGTGGCCGTGAGATAATCAATGTTGTTGCATGTGAGGGAGCAGAGAGGGTTGAGAGACCTGAGACTTACAAGCAATGGCAAGTTCGCCACAAACGGGCTGGGTTCAAACCGCTACCCTTGGATCATGGGATTTTGAAAAAAGTTAGGCACAAGTGCTCTGGATATCACAAAGATTTTCTTTTTGATGAAGACGGATGTTGGATATTGCAGGGCTGGAAAGGCAGGATTCTTTGTGCTAGCTCGTGTTGGGTCCCTGCATAA
- the LOC121743004 gene encoding scarecrow-like protein 33 — MGTISRCDSRNEFQLAAAHHSSGEGSVPGDYFGNVFDYIKRMLMEEDDLDHRPCMFQDCSALQAAEKYFHDALSDTGSANFPPSSDPSTISCDLDWLTETRAVVVDSNPPHHDSTNFHLFLQNSPDHAVAGVRKPRARGDDNEEERRSKQSAGYAEESVQLDKYDKSLLCPKLNPHFYDDSPPCLDDETSDDSEEESKKQYRKTKVVKRGRPKGSKKNRKISQVVDLRTLLTRCAEAVSTYNTAAAQNLLNQIRQHSSPYGDPNERLAHCFANALEARMTGTGAALYTSAAAKSIPAAQLLKSYQSYVTACPFKRMSNIFANKSIAKISREATKLHIIDFGILYGFQWPCIIHGLSLKPGGPPRLKITGIDYPQPGFKPGERVEQTGRRLVECCKRFNVPFEYKAIAKRWDEVELEELEIHSEEMVVVNCLYRLRHTADDSSSSSSRTRTGSQRDAVLRLIKRINPVLFVHGVANGSYSASFFTTRFKEALFHYSSVFDMMEATLPREDPDRLMYEREVYGREVMNVIACEGAERVERPDTYKQWQMRNQRAGFGVVALNREIVEEVRAKVRWGYHSDFLLEEDGGWLLQGWKGRVMYALSCWKPLPPFPNPKSM; from the coding sequence ATGGGGACTATTTCACGGTGTGATTCAAGGAATGAGTTCCAATTAGCGGCGGCGCATCACAGCAGCGGCGAAGGTTCTGTGCCGGGCGATTACTTCGGCAACGTCTTCGACTACATAAAGCGGATGCTGATGGAGGAAGACGACTTGGACCACCGCCCCTGCATGTTCCAGGACTGCTCCGCTCTCCAAGCCGCCGAGAAATACTTCCACGACGCCCTCAGCGACACCGGATCCGCTAATTTCCCTCCCTCCTCCGATCCTTCCACCATCTCCTGCGATCTCGATTGGCTCACCGAGACCCGCGCCGTCGTCGTCGATTCCAATCCGCCTCATCACGATTCCACAAACTTCCACCTATTTCTACAAAATTCTCCCGATCACGCCGTCGCGGGAGTCAGGAAACCCCGCGCCCGCGGCGACGACAATGAGGAGGAGCGGCGCAGCAAGCAATCAGCAGGGTATGCCGAGGAATCGGTGCAATTGGATAAGTACGACAAAAGCTTGCTCTGCCCAAAGCTGAATCCCCATTTCTACGACGACTCTCCCCCTTGCCTCGACGACGAGACCTCAGACGATAGCGAAGAAGAAAGCAAAAAGCAGTACAGAAAAACGAAAGTGGTGAAACGCGGCAGACCAAAAGGCAGCAAGAAAAACCGGAAAATAAGCCAAGTGGTGGACCTCCGCACCCTCCTCACCCGCTGCGCCGAAGCCGTCTCCACCTACAACACCGCCGCCGCGCAAAATCTCCTGAACCAAATCCGACAACACTCCTCCCCCTACGGCGATCCCAACGAGAGACTCGCGCACTGCTTCGCCAACGCCTTAGAAGCCAGAATGACCGGCACCGGCGCCGCCCTGTACACCTCCGCCGCCGCGAAATCCATCCCCGCGGCTCAGCTCCTCAAGTCGTACCAATCCTACGTCACGGCCTGCCCTTTTAAAAGAATGTCCAACATATTCGCTAACAAATCAATAGCAAAAATCTCCCGCGAAGCAACCAAGCTCCACATCATAGATTTCGGGATCTTATACGGCTTCCAATGGCCCTGCATCATCCACGGCCTATCTCTAAAGCCGGGAGGGCCTCCGCGGCTGAAGATCACCGGGATCGACTACCCTCAACCCGGGTTCAAGCCAGGGGAGAGAGTGGAGCAGACAGGGCGGCGCCTGGTGGAATGCTGCAAGAGATTCAACGTCCCCTTCGAGTACAAGGCCATCGCCAAGCGATGGGACGAGGTGGAATTGGAGGAGTTGGAGATCCATAGCGAGGAAATGGTGGTGGTCAACTGCTTATACAGGCTGAGGCACACCGCGGATGATAGCTCGTCCTCGTCCTCGCGGACGAGGACGGGGAGCCAGCGGGATGCGGTGCTGAGACTGATAAAGAGGATAAATCCGGTGCTTTTCGTGCACGGGGTGGCGAATGGGAGCTACAGCGCGTCGTTCTTCACGACGAGGTTTAAGGAGGCGCTGTTCCACTACTCGTCGGTGTTCGACATGATGGAGGCGACGCTGCCGAGGGAGGATCCGGATAGGCTGATGTACGAGAGGGAGGTGTATGGAAGGGAAGTGATGAATGTGATCGCGTGCGAGGGGGCGGAGAGGGTGGAGAGGCCGGATACTTACAAGCAGTGGCAGATGAGGAATCAGAGGGCCGGGTTTGGGGTGGTGGCGTTGAATAGGGAGATTGTGGAGGAGGTGAGGGCGAAGGTCAGGTGGGGTTACCATAGTGATTTCCTGTTGGAGGAAGATGGTGGATGGCTGCTGCAAGGATGGAAGGGGAGAGTTATGTACGCGCTTTCTTGTTGGAAACCATTGCCTCCTTTCCCCAATCCCAAATCTATGTGA
- the LOC121745706 gene encoding uncharacterized protein LOC121745706 yields MEKKSYYSLGSIFGRSGVGFNSNGDYKIEVDNDQWDQIVKNDPNARFMRYKSWPLWNDWKLVFGNDLASGDVPHDTNDAFDHLSRQTHVNTRIDGIEVNGFKDYSTPEIPPPNEVPITVDDITEQNPNAANQGKQSGKKRKASTDSNGLIEMLTKMQEDTNLRLDRLTDKIGYDFDVSKSRKEVFEKLGVVPGLTLQ; encoded by the exons ATGGAAAAAAAAAGCTACTATTCTCTTGGGAGCATATTCGGTCGTAGTGGAGTGGGATTTAATTCGAATGGGGATTATAAAATAGAAGTGGATAACGATCAATGGGACCAGATCGTGAAG AATGATCCCAATGCGCGTTTCATGCGTTACAAGTCTTGGCCTTTATGGAATGATTGGAAGCTGGTTTTCGGCAATGATCTTGCAAGTGGAGATGTACCACATGACACGAATGATGCTTTTGACCATCTTTCTAGACAGACTCATGTTAACACAAGAATAGATGGTATCGAGGTCAACGGCTTCAAAGACTACTCCACCCCTGAAATACCACCTCCCAATGAGGTACCCATCACTGTCGATGATATCACAGAGCAAAACCCAAATGCAGCAAATCAGGGAAAACAATCTGGTAAGAAGCGCAAGGCCTCCACTGATTCTAATGGACTAATTGAAATGCTCACTAAGATGCAGGAGGATACAAACCTCAGACTTGATAGGCTTACTGATAAAATTGGCTATGATTTCGACGTAAGCAAATCACGGAAAGAAGTGTTTGAGAAACTTGGGGTCGTTCCGGGACTCACATTGCAATAA